One window of the Cryptomeria japonica chromosome 7, Sugi_1.0, whole genome shotgun sequence genome contains the following:
- the LOC131856600 gene encoding F-box/kelch-repeat protein At1g15670-like translates to MWKAIIESGKIYKERISSGLSDKLVCFLDQSDDCNRMAVYDLVHYSVATSPSMPSKFQFTKFSHCLCVDQKLILLGLQYENQPTGTTMVFDFMSCRWKKGAEIPIDKFGYQLACCASPERLVYIAGRSKKAAVYDVGEDKWELLPEMSHSISWARGYYIDGMFRVVTIYGTLNYLSNPYNPVAKQWEVLQRFELLRYTALSFVADSGHIYSFGEHNVMEFDCLRKLWMEAGNPPSHLNWLGSTESHNNIFQFVTRKTDGSPKLGLWSNTSNKTNASPKFELYDDDTLSELCNDATLAEFWDETLSELPYGRMRLIYGAVG, encoded by the exons atgtggaaagcAATTATAGAAAGTGGCAAAATCTACAAGGAAAGAATCAGTTCAGGTTTATCTGACAAACTTGTATGTTTTCTGGACCAATCTGATGACTGTAATAGAATGGCAGTCTATGATCTAGTTCACTACTCAGTGGCCACAAGCCCTTCTATGCCCTCTAAATTTCAGTTTACAAAGTTTTCTCACTGCTTATGTGTTGATCAGAAATTGATTTTGCTAGGTCTGCAATATGAAAATCAACCAACGGGGACAACTATGGTTTTTGATTTTATGTCTTGTAGATGGAAAAAAGGAGCAGAAATTCCTATTGATAAATTTGGATATCAGCTTGCATGTTGTGCATCGCCTGAAAGACTGGTTTACATTGCTGGAAGAAGTAAAAAAGCAGCAGTTTATGATGTGGGTGAAGACAAATGGGAGCTTCTTCCTGAAATGTCACACTCCATATCGTGGGCGAGGGGTTATTATATTGATGGAATGTTTCGTGTGGTGACCATCTATGGGACACTTAATTACCTGAGCAATCCATACAATCCAGTGGCTAAACAGTGGGAAGTGTTGCAGCGATTTGAGTTGCTAAGATATACTGCGTTATCTTTTGTAGCTGATTCTGGACATATATATTCTTTTGGAGAGCACAATGTGATGGAATTTGACTGCTTAAGGAAGCTGTGGATGGAAGCAGGAAACCCTCCTTCACATCTAAATTGGCTTGGTAGCACTGAGTCTCATAATAACATATTTCAATTTGTGACACGAAAGACAGACGGTTCTCCAAAATTGGGGTTATGGTCGAACACTTCGA ACAAGACAAATGCTTCTCCAAAATTTGAGCTCTACGATGATGATACTTTAAGTGAGCTCTGCAATGATGCGACTTTAGCTGAGTTCTGGGATGAGACTCTAAGTGAGCTCCCATATGGGAGAATGAGACTTAT ATATGGGGCTGTTGGATGA